The proteins below come from a single Vitis vinifera cultivar Pinot Noir 40024 chromosome 9, ASM3070453v1 genomic window:
- the LOC100249804 gene encoding protein DEEPER ROOTING 1 isoform X2 produces MQNKLNVRQGNRKTNAPSATHLTKQEPIKEEFSDWPHGLLAIGTFGNNDLKENPESQNPPHQEDPSSSEELLDFTPEEIGKLQKELTKLLSRKPASNVEKEIAELPLDKFLNCPSSLEVDRRISATLCSDSDDKDENIERTISVILGKCREVCTDHGKKNIGKRSLSFLLKKMFVCRSGFAPAPSLRDTLQESRMEKLLRAMLHKKIYPQNSSRASSMKKYLEDKQRPKRENEDEVQEKHKAKDGYKWVKTDSEYIVLEI; encoded by the exons ATGCAGAATAAGCTCAATGTGAGACAAGGGAACAGAAAAACAAATGCGCCTTCAGCTACTC ATCTTACGAAGCAAGAGCCCATCAAAGAAGAATTCAGTGACTGGCCTCATGGATTGCTGGCAATTGGAACTTTTGGGAACAATGATCTAAAAGAAAACCCAGAAAGCCAAAATCCTCCTCATCAGGAGGATCCATCTTCATCTGAAGAATTACTAGATTTCACACCAGAAGAAATTGGGAAGTTACAAAAAGAGCTGACAAAGCTGTTATCAAGAAAACCAGCCTCCAatgtagaaaaagaaattgCCGAACTCCCATTGGATAAATTTCTCAACTGCCCATCAAGTTTGGAGGTTGATAGGAGAATTTCTGCTACATTGTGCAGTGATTCAGATgataaagatgaaaatattgagaGGACCATCAGTGTGATCCTGGGTAAATGCAGAGAAGTTTGCACAGATCATGGGAAGAAGAACATTGGGAAAAGATCATTATCCTTCCTGCTTAAGAAGATGTTTGTATGCAGAAGTGGGTTTGCTCCAGCTCCCAGTTTGAGAGATACACTTCAAGAGTCAAGGATGGAAAAG CTTTTGAGGGCAATGCTTCACAAGAAAATCTACCCTCAAAATTCTTCTCGAGCATCATCCATGAAAAAATACCTAGAGGACAAACAGAGGccaaagagagaaaatgaagatgaagtgCAGGAGAAACATAAAGCAAAGGATGGATATAAATGGGTCAAGACTGATTCTGAAT ATATTGTTCTAGAGATTTAA
- the LOC100249804 gene encoding protein DEEPER ROOTING 1 isoform X1, with protein sequence MKLFGWMQNKLNVRQGNRKTNAPSATHLTKQEPIKEEFSDWPHGLLAIGTFGNNDLKENPESQNPPHQEDPSSSEELLDFTPEEIGKLQKELTKLLSRKPASNVEKEIAELPLDKFLNCPSSLEVDRRISATLCSDSDDKDENIERTISVILGKCREVCTDHGKKNIGKRSLSFLLKKMFVCRSGFAPAPSLRDTLQESRMEKLLRAMLHKKIYPQNSSRASSMKKYLEDKQRPKRENEDEVQEKHKAKDGYKWVKTDSEYIVLEI encoded by the exons ATGAAG CTCTTCGGTTGGATGCAGAATAAGCTCAATGTGAGACAAGGGAACAGAAAAACAAATGCGCCTTCAGCTACTC ATCTTACGAAGCAAGAGCCCATCAAAGAAGAATTCAGTGACTGGCCTCATGGATTGCTGGCAATTGGAACTTTTGGGAACAATGATCTAAAAGAAAACCCAGAAAGCCAAAATCCTCCTCATCAGGAGGATCCATCTTCATCTGAAGAATTACTAGATTTCACACCAGAAGAAATTGGGAAGTTACAAAAAGAGCTGACAAAGCTGTTATCAAGAAAACCAGCCTCCAatgtagaaaaagaaattgCCGAACTCCCATTGGATAAATTTCTCAACTGCCCATCAAGTTTGGAGGTTGATAGGAGAATTTCTGCTACATTGTGCAGTGATTCAGATgataaagatgaaaatattgagaGGACCATCAGTGTGATCCTGGGTAAATGCAGAGAAGTTTGCACAGATCATGGGAAGAAGAACATTGGGAAAAGATCATTATCCTTCCTGCTTAAGAAGATGTTTGTATGCAGAAGTGGGTTTGCTCCAGCTCCCAGTTTGAGAGATACACTTCAAGAGTCAAGGATGGAAAAG CTTTTGAGGGCAATGCTTCACAAGAAAATCTACCCTCAAAATTCTTCTCGAGCATCATCCATGAAAAAATACCTAGAGGACAAACAGAGGccaaagagagaaaatgaagatgaagtgCAGGAGAAACATAAAGCAAAGGATGGATATAAATGGGTCAAGACTGATTCTGAAT ATATTGTTCTAGAGATTTAA
- the LOC100244666 gene encoding probable nucleoside diphosphate kinase 5 isoform X2: MALQIAPCVSRFLVLLLLVSVSLIGRSSSSGSAEKEKTFAMIKPDGLSGNYTDEIKNAILESGFIILREMTVRLDEDTAGKFYAEHSSRSFFPALVKYMTSIRAMCGQDLEKNCVHGSDSPQSAEREISFFFEEFSSGAVGSKHDEL; encoded by the exons ATGGCTCTCCAAATCGCTCCTTGCGTTTCAAGGTTTCTGGTTTTGTTGCTTCTGGTTTCTGTCTCTCTTATTGGCAG ATCTTCAAGCAGTGGAAGTGctgaaaaagagaaaacattTGCAATGATAAAACCGGATGGGTTGTCTGGGAACTATACTGATGAGATAAAGAACGCTATTCTGGAGTCTGGTTTTATCATTCTCAGGGAAATGACAGTCCGACTTGATGAGGATACTGCTGGAAAATTTTATGCCGAACACTCTTCGAGAAGTTTCTTTCCTGCCCTTGTCAAATACATGACCAG TATCAGAGCAATGTGTGGACAGGATCTAGAAAAGAATTGTGTCCATGGTTCAGATTCTCCCCAATCTGCTGAGAGGGAgatatcttttttctttgaagAATTTTCTTCAG GTGCTGTTGGTTCAAAGCATGATGAACTGTAA
- the LOC100244666 gene encoding probable nucleoside diphosphate kinase 5 isoform X1: protein MALQIAPCVSRFLVLLLLVSVSLIGRSSSSGSAEKEKTFAMIKPDGLSGNYTDEIKNAILESGFIILREMTVRLDEDTAGKFYAEHSSRSFFPALVKYMTSGPVLVMVLEKVNAVADWRALIGPTDAQKAKVTHPHSIRAMCGQDLEKNCVHGSDSPQSAEREISFFFEEFSSGAVGSKHDEL, encoded by the exons ATGGCTCTCCAAATCGCTCCTTGCGTTTCAAGGTTTCTGGTTTTGTTGCTTCTGGTTTCTGTCTCTCTTATTGGCAG ATCTTCAAGCAGTGGAAGTGctgaaaaagagaaaacattTGCAATGATAAAACCGGATGGGTTGTCTGGGAACTATACTGATGAGATAAAGAACGCTATTCTGGAGTCTGGTTTTATCATTCTCAGGGAAATGACAGTCCGACTTGATGAGGATACTGCTGGAAAATTTTATGCCGAACACTCTTCGAGAAGTTTCTTTCCTGCCCTTGTCAAATACATGACCAG TGGTCCAGTTTTGGTTATGGTCTTGGAGAAGGTAAATGCTGTTGCTGATTGGCGTGCCTTAATTGGACCAACTGATGCTCAGAAGGCTAAGGTTACTCATCCTCACAG TATCAGAGCAATGTGTGGACAGGATCTAGAAAAGAATTGTGTCCATGGTTCAGATTCTCCCCAATCTGCTGAGAGGGAgatatcttttttctttgaagAATTTTCTTCAG GTGCTGTTGGTTCAAAGCATGATGAACTGTAA
- the LOC100244700 gene encoding uncharacterized protein LOC100244700 isoform X1, with product MAEDFSTAVEYGLRLSKRIYYGKDRSASAPKPQEMEKSESQESFLPTAPMVYAVIPEPSIVDNPDVPSYQPYVHGRCDPPALIPLHMLGIAMEVDCYLDTAFISVSGTWRVHCVMGSRRCDCRVAIPMGEQGSVLGVEVDVTGRSCNSRLITEEDTKDNGKPAKTEDGRFLRWRIYTLKVPKVEGGTNLSIKFSWSQKLLYQDGQFSLIIPFSFPTCVTPAGKKIPKKEKIRLNVNSGTGTEILCKATSHLLKELRHQVGKLGFLYEAEVQTWSRADFNFSYTVSSNNIFGGALMQSPSVHDFDQREMFCFYLFPGSNISGKVFRKEVVFIVDISRSMRGRPLENTKDAVLAALLNLNTQDSFNIIAFNGDTCLFSSTMVLATKEEVGNATQWINTNFNAEGGTNILNPLSQAIEMLTKTSGSMPLIFLITDGAVEDERHICNVVEGHLRNRSPICPRICTFGIGSYCNHYFLQMLAQIGRGYYDAAYDADSIAFHMQRLFTKASSVILANITIETLEHLDSLELFPFHIPDLSSGSPLIISGRYHGEFPDSLKASGSLADMSNFTIDLKIQKAKEIPLDRVFARRQINLLTVQAWLSESKQLEERIARMSMQTGFPSEYTCMILLVTDKGKQASESVMLQEKMVDSIGQKIILLGTLGIGFGDLTATSENLPSGVEEPKPPEGTDVIFKAATNCCAMVADRICCMCFIQACSKLNNQCAIAFTQLCSALTCFGCMDCCCELCVSCG from the exons ATGGCAGAGGACTTCTCTACTGCAGTGGAATACGGGCTCAGGCTCTCGAAACGAATTTACTACGGGAAGGATCGGTCGGCATCGGCTCCGAAGCCGCAGGAAATGGAGAAGTCGGAGTCGCAGGAGTCGTTCCTTCCAACGGCGCCAATGGTTTACGCCGTGATTCCGGAGCCGTCGATCGTTGATAATCCGGATGTTCCGAGCTACCAGCCGTATGTGCATGGCCGGTGCGATCCTCCGGCGCTGATTCCGCTTCACATGCTTGGGATTGCAATGGAAGTTGATTGTTATTTGGATACTGCGTTCATTTCTGTCAGTGGAACTTGGCGAGTTCACTGCGTTATGGGGAGTAGAAGATGCGATTGTCGCGTTGCGATTCCAATGGGGGAGCAG GGTTCAGTTCTAGGTGTTGAGGTTGATGTTACTGGAAGATCATGTAATAGTCGACTGATCACAGAGGAAGATACAAAAGATAATGGGAAACCTGCCAAAACAGAAGATGGGCGCTTTCTGAGATGGCGGATATATACCTTAAAAGTTCCAAAG GTTGAAGGAGGCACCAATTTATCGATTAAGTTCAGTTGGTCTCAGAAATTGCTATATCAGGATGGTCAATTCAGTCTCATTATACCTTTCAGTTTTCCCACATGTGTCACTCCTGCTGGGAAGAAAattcccaaaaaagaaaagatacgGTTGAATGTGAACTCTGGCACTGGAACAGAAATTTTATGCAAGGCTACAAGCCATCTTCTGAAG GAGCTAAGGCATCAGGTCGGTAAATTGGGTTTCTTATACGAAGCAGAAGTTCAAACATGGTCACGTGCTGACTTCAATTTTTCATATACT GTGTCTTCTAATAACATATTTGGTGGGGCGCTCATGCAATCTCCTTCTGTACATGATTTTGATCAAAGAGAAATGTTCTGCTTCTATCTTTTCCCTGGAAGTAACATCAGTGGGAAG GTTTTCAGAAAGGAAGTGGTATTTATTGTTGACATAAGCAGAAGCATGCGGGGACGCCCACTTGAGAATACAAAGGATGCTGTACTGGCAGCCCTCTTGAACCTTAATACACAGGATTCTTTTAACATAATAGCTTTTAATGGAGACACTTGCTTATTCTCATCAACAATGGTTCTTGcaaccaaggaagaagttgGAAATGCTACTCAGTGGATTAACACAAATTTCAATGCAGAGGGTGGAACAAACATTTTGAATCCTCTAAGTCAG GCAATAGAGATGCTCACTAAAACTAGTGGTTCAATGCCTCTCATTTTCCTCATTACTGATGGGGCTGTTGAAGATGAAAGACATATTTGTAATGTTGTGGAAGGCCATCTCAGAAACAGAAGCCCAATTTGTCCTCGTATCTGTACTTTTGGCATAG GTTCATACTGTAATCATTACTTCTTGCAAATGCTAGCACAGATTGGAAGGGGTTACTATGATGCTGCATATGATGCTG ATTCAATTGCCTTTCACATGCAAAGACTGTTCACAAAAGCTTCATCTGTCATTCTTGCAAATATAACTATTGAAACCTTGGAACATCTTGATTCACTTGAG CTGTTCCCATTTCATATTCCAGACCTTTCATCTGGAAGCCCACTGATTATATCAGGCAGATACCATGGAGAATTTCCTGATTCTCTCAAAGCTAGTGGTAGTTTGGCAGATATGAGCAATTTCACGATAGACTTGAAAATACAGAAGGCCAAGGAGATTCCGCTTGACAGA GTATTTGCAAGGAGACAAATTAATTTACTCACAGTACAAGCATGGTTGTCAGAAAGTAAACAGCTAGAGGAGAGA ATCGCAAGAATGAGCATGCAGACGGGCTTTCCTTCAGAGTATACCTGCATGATTTTACTTGTGACTGATAAAGGGAAGCAAGCCTCTGAATCAGTGATGCTACAAGAG AAGATGGTGGACTCAATCGGACAGAAAATCATACTCCTAGGAACCCTGGGCATCGGCTTTGGTGACTTGACAGCAACATCTGAGAATCTGCCTTCAGGAGTCGAAGAGCCAAAGCCACCTGAGGGCACAGATGTGATCTTTAAGGCTGCTACCAACTGTTGCGCCATGGTGGCTGATCGCATATGTTGCATGTGCTTCATCCAGGCTTGTTCAAAACTGAATAACCAATGCGCAATAGCCTTCACACAGCTCTGTTCTGCCCTCACGTGTTTCGGGTGCATGGATTGTTGCTGTGAACTCTGTGTTTCGTGCGGCTAA
- the LOC100244700 gene encoding uncharacterized protein LOC100244700 isoform X2 has translation MAEDFSTAVEYGLRLSKRIYYGKDRSASAPKPQEMEKSESQESFLPTAPMVYAVIPEPSIVDNPDVPSYQPYVHGRCDPPALIPLHMLGIAMEVDCYLDTAFISVSGTWRVHCVMGSRRCDCRVAIPMGEQGSVLGVEVDVTGRSCNSRLITEEDTKDNGKPAKTEDGRFLRWRIYTLKVPKVEGGTNLSIKFSWSQKLLYQDGQFSLIIPFSFPTCVTPAGKKIPKKEKIRLNVNSGTGTEILCKATSHLLKELRHQVGKLGFLYEAEVQTWSRADFNFSYTVSSNNIFGGALMQSPSVHDFDQREMFCFYLFPGSNISGKVFRKEVVFIVDISRSMRGRPLENTKDAVLAALLNLNTQDSFNIIAFNGDTCLFSSTMVLATKEEVGNATQWINTNFNAEGGTNILNPLSQAIEMLTKTSGSMPLIFLITDGAVEDERHICNVVEGHLRNRSPICPRICTFGIGSYCNHYFLQMLAQIGRGYYDAAYDADSIAFHMQRLFTKASSVILANITIETLEHLDSLELFPFHIPDLSSGSPLIISGRYHGEFPDSLKASGSLADMSNFTIDLKIQKAKEIPLDRVFARRQINLLTVQAWLSESKQLEERIARMSMQTGFPSEYTCMILLVTDKGKQASESVMLQEMVDSIGQKIILLGTLGIGFGDLTATSENLPSGVEEPKPPEGTDVIFKAATNCCAMVADRICCMCFIQACSKLNNQCAIAFTQLCSALTCFGCMDCCCELCVSCG, from the exons ATGGCAGAGGACTTCTCTACTGCAGTGGAATACGGGCTCAGGCTCTCGAAACGAATTTACTACGGGAAGGATCGGTCGGCATCGGCTCCGAAGCCGCAGGAAATGGAGAAGTCGGAGTCGCAGGAGTCGTTCCTTCCAACGGCGCCAATGGTTTACGCCGTGATTCCGGAGCCGTCGATCGTTGATAATCCGGATGTTCCGAGCTACCAGCCGTATGTGCATGGCCGGTGCGATCCTCCGGCGCTGATTCCGCTTCACATGCTTGGGATTGCAATGGAAGTTGATTGTTATTTGGATACTGCGTTCATTTCTGTCAGTGGAACTTGGCGAGTTCACTGCGTTATGGGGAGTAGAAGATGCGATTGTCGCGTTGCGATTCCAATGGGGGAGCAG GGTTCAGTTCTAGGTGTTGAGGTTGATGTTACTGGAAGATCATGTAATAGTCGACTGATCACAGAGGAAGATACAAAAGATAATGGGAAACCTGCCAAAACAGAAGATGGGCGCTTTCTGAGATGGCGGATATATACCTTAAAAGTTCCAAAG GTTGAAGGAGGCACCAATTTATCGATTAAGTTCAGTTGGTCTCAGAAATTGCTATATCAGGATGGTCAATTCAGTCTCATTATACCTTTCAGTTTTCCCACATGTGTCACTCCTGCTGGGAAGAAAattcccaaaaaagaaaagatacgGTTGAATGTGAACTCTGGCACTGGAACAGAAATTTTATGCAAGGCTACAAGCCATCTTCTGAAG GAGCTAAGGCATCAGGTCGGTAAATTGGGTTTCTTATACGAAGCAGAAGTTCAAACATGGTCACGTGCTGACTTCAATTTTTCATATACT GTGTCTTCTAATAACATATTTGGTGGGGCGCTCATGCAATCTCCTTCTGTACATGATTTTGATCAAAGAGAAATGTTCTGCTTCTATCTTTTCCCTGGAAGTAACATCAGTGGGAAG GTTTTCAGAAAGGAAGTGGTATTTATTGTTGACATAAGCAGAAGCATGCGGGGACGCCCACTTGAGAATACAAAGGATGCTGTACTGGCAGCCCTCTTGAACCTTAATACACAGGATTCTTTTAACATAATAGCTTTTAATGGAGACACTTGCTTATTCTCATCAACAATGGTTCTTGcaaccaaggaagaagttgGAAATGCTACTCAGTGGATTAACACAAATTTCAATGCAGAGGGTGGAACAAACATTTTGAATCCTCTAAGTCAG GCAATAGAGATGCTCACTAAAACTAGTGGTTCAATGCCTCTCATTTTCCTCATTACTGATGGGGCTGTTGAAGATGAAAGACATATTTGTAATGTTGTGGAAGGCCATCTCAGAAACAGAAGCCCAATTTGTCCTCGTATCTGTACTTTTGGCATAG GTTCATACTGTAATCATTACTTCTTGCAAATGCTAGCACAGATTGGAAGGGGTTACTATGATGCTGCATATGATGCTG ATTCAATTGCCTTTCACATGCAAAGACTGTTCACAAAAGCTTCATCTGTCATTCTTGCAAATATAACTATTGAAACCTTGGAACATCTTGATTCACTTGAG CTGTTCCCATTTCATATTCCAGACCTTTCATCTGGAAGCCCACTGATTATATCAGGCAGATACCATGGAGAATTTCCTGATTCTCTCAAAGCTAGTGGTAGTTTGGCAGATATGAGCAATTTCACGATAGACTTGAAAATACAGAAGGCCAAGGAGATTCCGCTTGACAGA GTATTTGCAAGGAGACAAATTAATTTACTCACAGTACAAGCATGGTTGTCAGAAAGTAAACAGCTAGAGGAGAGA ATCGCAAGAATGAGCATGCAGACGGGCTTTCCTTCAGAGTATACCTGCATGATTTTACTTGTGACTGATAAAGGGAAGCAAGCCTCTGAATCAGTGATGCTACAAGAG ATGGTGGACTCAATCGGACAGAAAATCATACTCCTAGGAACCCTGGGCATCGGCTTTGGTGACTTGACAGCAACATCTGAGAATCTGCCTTCAGGAGTCGAAGAGCCAAAGCCACCTGAGGGCACAGATGTGATCTTTAAGGCTGCTACCAACTGTTGCGCCATGGTGGCTGATCGCATATGTTGCATGTGCTTCATCCAGGCTTGTTCAAAACTGAATAACCAATGCGCAATAGCCTTCACACAGCTCTGTTCTGCCCTCACGTGTTTCGGGTGCATGGATTGTTGCTGTGAACTCTGTGTTTCGTGCGGCTAA
- the LOC100244700 gene encoding uncharacterized protein LOC100244700 isoform X3: MRLSRCDSNGGAGVEVDVTGRSCNSRLITEEDTKDNGKPAKTEDGRFLRWRIYTLKVPKVEGGTNLSIKFSWSQKLLYQDGQFSLIIPFSFPTCVTPAGKKIPKKEKIRLNVNSGTGTEILCKATSHLLKELRHQVGKLGFLYEAEVQTWSRADFNFSYTVSSNNIFGGALMQSPSVHDFDQREMFCFYLFPGSNISGKVFRKEVVFIVDISRSMRGRPLENTKDAVLAALLNLNTQDSFNIIAFNGDTCLFSSTMVLATKEEVGNATQWINTNFNAEGGTNILNPLSQAIEMLTKTSGSMPLIFLITDGAVEDERHICNVVEGHLRNRSPICPRICTFGIGSYCNHYFLQMLAQIGRGYYDAAYDADSIAFHMQRLFTKASSVILANITIETLEHLDSLELFPFHIPDLSSGSPLIISGRYHGEFPDSLKASGSLADMSNFTIDLKIQKAKEIPLDRVFARRQINLLTVQAWLSESKQLEERIARMSMQTGFPSEYTCMILLVTDKGKQASESVMLQEKMVDSIGQKIILLGTLGIGFGDLTATSENLPSGVEEPKPPEGTDVIFKAATNCCAMVADRICCMCFIQACSKLNNQCAIAFTQLCSALTCFGCMDCCCELCVSCG, translated from the exons ATGCGATTGTCGCGTTGCGATTCCAATGGGGGAGCAG GTGTTGAGGTTGATGTTACTGGAAGATCATGTAATAGTCGACTGATCACAGAGGAAGATACAAAAGATAATGGGAAACCTGCCAAAACAGAAGATGGGCGCTTTCTGAGATGGCGGATATATACCTTAAAAGTTCCAAAG GTTGAAGGAGGCACCAATTTATCGATTAAGTTCAGTTGGTCTCAGAAATTGCTATATCAGGATGGTCAATTCAGTCTCATTATACCTTTCAGTTTTCCCACATGTGTCACTCCTGCTGGGAAGAAAattcccaaaaaagaaaagatacgGTTGAATGTGAACTCTGGCACTGGAACAGAAATTTTATGCAAGGCTACAAGCCATCTTCTGAAG GAGCTAAGGCATCAGGTCGGTAAATTGGGTTTCTTATACGAAGCAGAAGTTCAAACATGGTCACGTGCTGACTTCAATTTTTCATATACT GTGTCTTCTAATAACATATTTGGTGGGGCGCTCATGCAATCTCCTTCTGTACATGATTTTGATCAAAGAGAAATGTTCTGCTTCTATCTTTTCCCTGGAAGTAACATCAGTGGGAAG GTTTTCAGAAAGGAAGTGGTATTTATTGTTGACATAAGCAGAAGCATGCGGGGACGCCCACTTGAGAATACAAAGGATGCTGTACTGGCAGCCCTCTTGAACCTTAATACACAGGATTCTTTTAACATAATAGCTTTTAATGGAGACACTTGCTTATTCTCATCAACAATGGTTCTTGcaaccaaggaagaagttgGAAATGCTACTCAGTGGATTAACACAAATTTCAATGCAGAGGGTGGAACAAACATTTTGAATCCTCTAAGTCAG GCAATAGAGATGCTCACTAAAACTAGTGGTTCAATGCCTCTCATTTTCCTCATTACTGATGGGGCTGTTGAAGATGAAAGACATATTTGTAATGTTGTGGAAGGCCATCTCAGAAACAGAAGCCCAATTTGTCCTCGTATCTGTACTTTTGGCATAG GTTCATACTGTAATCATTACTTCTTGCAAATGCTAGCACAGATTGGAAGGGGTTACTATGATGCTGCATATGATGCTG ATTCAATTGCCTTTCACATGCAAAGACTGTTCACAAAAGCTTCATCTGTCATTCTTGCAAATATAACTATTGAAACCTTGGAACATCTTGATTCACTTGAG CTGTTCCCATTTCATATTCCAGACCTTTCATCTGGAAGCCCACTGATTATATCAGGCAGATACCATGGAGAATTTCCTGATTCTCTCAAAGCTAGTGGTAGTTTGGCAGATATGAGCAATTTCACGATAGACTTGAAAATACAGAAGGCCAAGGAGATTCCGCTTGACAGA GTATTTGCAAGGAGACAAATTAATTTACTCACAGTACAAGCATGGTTGTCAGAAAGTAAACAGCTAGAGGAGAGA ATCGCAAGAATGAGCATGCAGACGGGCTTTCCTTCAGAGTATACCTGCATGATTTTACTTGTGACTGATAAAGGGAAGCAAGCCTCTGAATCAGTGATGCTACAAGAG AAGATGGTGGACTCAATCGGACAGAAAATCATACTCCTAGGAACCCTGGGCATCGGCTTTGGTGACTTGACAGCAACATCTGAGAATCTGCCTTCAGGAGTCGAAGAGCCAAAGCCACCTGAGGGCACAGATGTGATCTTTAAGGCTGCTACCAACTGTTGCGCCATGGTGGCTGATCGCATATGTTGCATGTGCTTCATCCAGGCTTGTTCAAAACTGAATAACCAATGCGCAATAGCCTTCACACAGCTCTGTTCTGCCCTCACGTGTTTCGGGTGCATGGATTGTTGCTGTGAACTCTGTGTTTCGTGCGGCTAA
- the LOC100261826 gene encoding proteasome subunit alpha type-6 has translation MSRGSGGGYDRHITIFSPEGRLFQVEYAFKAVKASGITSIGVRGKDSVCVVTQKKVPDKLLDQTSVTHLFPITKFLGLLATGMTADARTLVQQARNEAAEFRFRYGYEMPVDVLARWIADKSQVYTQHAYMRPLGVVAMILGIDDENGPRLFKCDPAGHFFGHKATSAGLKEQEAINFLEKKMKNDPAFSYDETVQTAISALQSVLQEDFKPNEIEVGVVRTDSPAFRVLSTEEIDEHLTAISERD, from the exons ATGAGTCGCGGAAGTGGAGGTGGCTACGATCGTCACATTACAATCTTTTCTCCTGAAGGTCGTCTCTTCCAAGTAG AGTATGCATTTAAAGCTGTTAAGGCTTCTGGAATCACCTCCATTGGTGTTCGAGGAAAGGACTCAGTCTGTGTTGTAACACAGAAGAAGGTTCCT GACAAGCTTTTGGATCAGACCAGTGTCACACATCTTTTCCCCATCACCAAGTTCCTGGGGTTGTTAGCCACTGGCATGACTG CTGATGCAAGGACTTTGGTTCAACAAGCAAGGAATGAAGCAGCCGAGTTTCGCTTCAGATACGGATATGAAATGCCTGTAGATGTATTGGCCAGATG GATTGCTGACAAATCACAAGTCTATACTCAACATGCATACATGAGACCTCTTGGAGTAG TTGCCATGATCTTGGGTATTGATGATGAAAATGGACCTCGCCTCTTCAAATGTGACCCAGCTGGCCATTTCTTTGGCCATAAG GCAACAAGTGCTGGATTAAAAGAGCAAGAGGCAATTAACTTCCtggagaagaaaatgaaaaatgatccTGCATTTTCATATGATGAGACAGTTCAG ACTGCTATTTCTGCCCTGCAATCAGTTTTGCAAGAGGACTTCAAGCCCAACGAGATTGAG GTTGGAGTGGTGAGGACCGACAGCCCTGCCTTCAGAGTGTTGTCCACCGAGGAGATCGACGAGCACTTGACTGCCATAAGCGAGCGCGACTGA